The following are encoded in a window of Cucurbita pepo subsp. pepo cultivar mu-cu-16 chromosome LG12, ASM280686v2, whole genome shotgun sequence genomic DNA:
- the LOC111806385 gene encoding coatomer subunit beta'-2-like, translating into MPLRLEIKRKLAQRSERVKSVDLXFFFFFFNISIWILASLYSGTVCIWNYQSQIMVKSFEVTELPVRSAKFIVQKQWVVAGADDMFIRVYNYNTMDKVKVFEAHTDYIRCVAVHPTLPYVLSSSDDMLIKLWDWEKGWVCTQIFEGHSHYVMQVTFNPKDTNTFASASLDRTIKIWNLGSPDPNFTLDAHQKGVNCVDYFTGGDKPYLITGSDDHTAKVWDYQTKSCVQTLEGHTHNVSAVCFHPELPIIITGSEDGTVRIWHATTYRLENTLNYGLERVWAIGYIKGSRRVVIGYDEGTIMVKLGREVPVASMDNTGKIIWAKHNEIQTVNIKSVGADYEVTDGERLPLAVKELGTCDLYPQSLKHNPNGRFVVVCGDGEYIIYTALAWRNRSFGSALEIVWSSDGEYAARESTSKIKIFTKNFQEKKSIRPTFSAERIYGGTLLAMCSNDFICFYDWAECRLIRRIDVNVKNLYWADSGDLVAISSDSAFYILKYNRDVVSSYLDSGRSVDEQGAEDAFELLHETSERVRTGLWVGDCFIYNNSSWRLNYCVGGEVTTMFHLDRPMYLLGYLASHSRVYLVDKEFNVVGYTLLLSLIEYKTLVMRGDLERASEILPSIPKEHHNSVARFLESRGMVEEALEVATDPDYRFELAIQLGKLDVAKEIAMVVHSEPKWKQLGELAMSTGKLEMAEECLNFAMDLSGMLLLYSSLGDVEGISKLASLAKEQGKNNVAFLCLFTLGKLEDCLQLLVESNRIPEAALMARSYLPSKVSEIVAIWRKDLNKVNPKAADSLADPEEYPNLFDDWQLAISVESKFSETRGVYPSAVEYANQAERSHTTLVEAFRNMPMDEEELLENGNSNLENGDEETAEIQNGQNSQEDPVVVDADSTDGAVLVNGNEDDEEWGTNNEGTQSA; encoded by the exons ATG CCTCTCAGACTAGAAATCAAG AGGAAACTCGCTCAAAGATCGGAAAGGGTAAAATCTGTGGATTTGCNtttttttttttttttttttaacatttctaTCTG GATTTTGGCGAGTTTGTATTCGGGAACTGTATGCATTTGGAACTATCAGTCCCAG ATCATGGTCAAGTCTTTTGAGGTCACTGAATTACCAG TTAGGTCAGCCAAGTTTATCGTGCAGAAGCAATGGGTTGTTGCTGGAGCTGATGACATGTTCATTCGTGTTTACAATTATAATACAATGGATAAGGTAAAAGTATTTGAGGCTCATACAGATTACATTAGGTGCGTTGCAGTCCATCCTACACTTCCATATGTTCTGTCATCATCTGATGATATGCTCATAAAGCTTTGGGATTGGGAAAAGGGTTGGGTGTGCACTCAAATTTTTGAGGGACATTCTCACTATGTAATGCAAGTAACATTTAATCCCAAGGATACTAACACCTTTGCAAGTGCTTCTCTTGACCGCACCATTAAG ATTTGGAATCTTGGATCTCCTGATCCTAATTTTACATTGGATGCCCATCAGAAGGGTGTAAATTGTGTTGATTACTTTACTGGCGGCGACAAACCCTATCTAATTACTGGTTCGGATGATCACACTGCTAAG GTGTGGGACTATCAAACCAAAAGTTGCGTTCAAACGCTTGAAGGTCATACGCACAATGTTTCTGCTGTTTGTTTCCATCCAGAACTTCCTATTATTATCACAGGTTCTGAGGATGGTACTGTTCGTATATGGCATGCAACCACTTATAG GCTTGAGAACACCTTGAATTATGGCCTTGAGCGAGTTTGGGCTATTGGATATATTAAGGGCTCCCGACG GGTTGTGATTGGTTATGATGAAGGAACGATTATGGTAAAACTTGGCCGGGAGGTACCTGTAGCTAGCATGGATAATACTGGTAAAATTATTTGGGCTAAGCACAATGAAATTCAAACAGTGAATATTAAGAGCGTGGGAGCAGACTATGAG GTTACGGATGGGGAGAGGTTGCCTTTGGCTGTCAAGGAATTGGGGACCTGTGATCTATATCCTCAA AGCTTAAAGCACAACCCCAATGGACGATTTGTTGTTGTATGTGGAGATGGTGAATATATTATCTATACAGCTTTGGCATGGAGGAATAGGTCATTTGGTTCAGCATTGGAAATTGTTTGGTCATCTGATGGAGAATATGCTGCTCGAGAGAGCACTTCGAAGATAAAGATTTTCACAAAAAATTTCCAG GAAAAGAAGAGCATCCGGCCTACATTCTCTGCAGAACGTATTTATGGAGGAACACTTTTAGCAATGTGCTCAAACgattttatttgcttttatgACTGGGCTGAGTGCCGGTTAATTCGACGGATTGATGTAAATGTGAAA aatcTCTATTGGGCTGATAGTGGTGACCTAGTGGCAATTTCCAGTGATTCAGCATTTTATATCCTGAAGTACAAT CGCGATGTTGTTTCCTCTTATCTTGATAGTGGGAGATCAGTTGATGAACAAGGTGCTGAGGATGCTTTCGAGCTTCTGCATGAAACAAGTGAACGTGTTAGGACTGGCTTATGGGTTGGGGATTgtttcatttataataattcttCTTGGAGGCTTAATTACTGTGTTGGTGGTGAG GTTACAACAATGTTTCATCTGGATCGGCCTATGTATTTACTTGGATATCTTGCCAGTCACAGTCGTGTGTATTTAGTGGACAAAGAATTTAA TGTTGTAGGATACACATTACTTCTTAGCTTGATTGAATACAAGACACTTGTAATGCGTGGAGATCTGGAAAGAGCCAGTGAAATTTTGCCTTCAATCCCCAAGGAGCATCATAATAG TGTGGCTCGCTTTTTAGAATCTCGAGGTATGGTAGAAGAGGCACTGGAGGTAGCAACAGATCCTGATTATAGATTTGAGTTAGCCATACAACTTGGTAAATTAGATGTTGCAAAG GAAATTGCGATGGTTGTGCATAGTGAACCCAAATGGAAGCAACTTGGAGAATTAGCCATGTCTACTGGAAAG CTAGAAATGGCCGAGGAATGTCTAAATTTTGCCATGGACCTGAGTGGTATGTTACTGCTATATTCTTCTTTAGGAGATGTTGAAGGAATATCGAAGCTTGCTTCCCTTGCTAAAGAGCAAGGAAAGAATAACGTTGCCTTCCTCTGTTTATTTACATTGGGTAAATTAGAAGACTGCCTCCAGCTATTGGTGGAAAG TAATCGTATACCTGAAGCTGCATTAATGGCGCGATCTTATCTTCCAAGTAAAGTCTCTGAGATAGTTGCTATCTGGAGAAAGGACTTGAATaag gtCAATCCAAAAGCCGCTGATTCACTAGCTGATCCTGAAGAGTATCCTAATCTGTTTGATGATTGGCAACTAGCTATTTCTGTTGAATCTAAGTTTTCAGAGACCAG GGGTGTTTATCCTTCTGCGGTGGAGTATGCTAATCAAGCTGAGAGGTCACATACAACACTTGTGGAAGCTTTTAGGAATATGCCCATGGATGAAGAGGAGCTccttgaaaatggaaattcaAATCTTGAG